One window of Methanogenium organophilum genomic DNA carries:
- a CDS encoding PAS domain-containing protein, whose product MTEVHGIVEQFSPHGLPPGSADINSNPTFTDRELAPLLWFTLESAVDEVYWLNVSGTIRFVNKRAARSLGWPRDELNGMHISDIQEEMPPEKALPLNRSLVNTEGEEVFEAVHRRRNGSRYPVSVHRRVFPGTGDLQYLLFCRDTTHRHEFVWRIKEAAAEKTMILNAIHENLVLYDRDFHILWCNDDPAEWFGLSPDALPGRICYEILYNRTTPCEGCTVRQVIEGGVPITEEKRLGNGRFVKTSVYPVHDAGGEVIGAVESCLNISKRKSAEQRYMELFSTMQNGFVVFALEERNGTDDLVFLEANPAYEALSGLLVHELIGNSCRTLFPEGRDAIISRYAAVARTGAPAVFEDYNPIFRRHFRIQAYAPKRGQVAALYTDITEVVNLNEQKKQSLIQIERNFEQLAILNDEIRNPLQVIIGLSILSPAEESEKILEQASTINRLVNTLDQRWLESEKIRDFLRKHYDYT is encoded by the coding sequence ATGACAGAGGTGCACGGAATCGTGGAACAGTTCTCACCGCATGGTCTTCCCCCTGGGTCAGCAGATATCAACAGCAACCCCACGTTCACCGATAGGGAGCTCGCCCCCCTGCTCTGGTTCACCCTTGAGAGTGCGGTCGATGAGGTCTACTGGCTGAACGTTAGCGGTACTATCCGGTTTGTAAATAAAAGGGCTGCCCGCAGTCTTGGGTGGCCGCGGGATGAACTGAACGGCATGCATATTTCCGATATCCAGGAGGAGATGCCGCCGGAAAAGGCGCTGCCGCTGAACCGGAGCCTAGTGAATACCGAAGGCGAGGAAGTCTTCGAGGCGGTGCACCGCCGCCGCAACGGGAGCAGGTACCCGGTCTCGGTCCACCGGCGGGTATTCCCCGGCACAGGTGATCTGCAGTACCTCCTCTTCTGTCGTGATACCACGCACCGGCACGAGTTTGTCTGGCGGATAAAGGAGGCCGCGGCTGAGAAGACGATGATTCTCAACGCCATTCACGAGAATCTGGTCTTGTATGATCGGGACTTCCATATTCTCTGGTGCAATGATGACCCCGCTGAATGGTTCGGCCTCTCCCCCGATGCCCTTCCGGGCCGTATCTGTTACGAAATCTTGTACAACCGGACAACGCCCTGCGAAGGCTGTACGGTCCGTCAGGTGATAGAGGGAGGTGTCCCCATAACCGAGGAGAAGCGGCTCGGGAACGGACGGTTCGTGAAGACGTCTGTCTACCCGGTGCATGATGCAGGGGGGGAGGTGATAGGCGCGGTAGAGTCGTGTCTCAATATATCAAAACGCAAATCCGCTGAACAACGCTATATGGAGCTGTTTTCGACGATGCAAAATGGATTTGTCGTCTTTGCCTTGGAGGAGCGGAACGGGACGGACGACCTGGTGTTTCTTGAAGCAAACCCGGCATATGAGGCACTGAGCGGGTTGCTGGTACACGAACTTATCGGGAATTCATGCCGGACGCTCTTCCCGGAGGGGAGGGATGCGATCATCAGCCGGTACGCAGCGGTGGCCCGGACGGGGGCACCGGCGGTCTTTGAGGACTATAACCCGATCTTCCGGCGTCACTTCCGGATACAGGCATACGCTCCAAAGAGGGGCCAGGTGGCAGCACTCTATACCGATATTACGGAGGTCGTGAACCTGAATGAGCAGAAGAAGCAGTCGCTCATACAGATTGAACGGAACTTTGAACAACTCGCTATCCTGAACGATGAGATCCGCAATCCCCTGCAGGTGATCATCGGCCTCTCGATTCTCTCGCCCGCAGAAGAGAGCGAGAAAATTCTGGAGCAGGCCTCGACTATTAACCGTCTCGTCAATACCCTCGACCAGCGCTGGCTGGAGTCGGAGAAGATCCGCGACTTCCTGCGCAAACACTACGACTACACCTGA
- a CDS encoding zinc metalloprotease, whose amino-acid sequence MITDKIDREERKDLTVGCLALALAFTLVFIRGGWDSWTDLVVIFIISIITVGAAFILHEMAHKFMAMRFGYYAAFRKDNGMLLMGVALAALVGIVFAAPGATVIYAQPGREMTSRENGIISIAGPAVNLVLGVVFFGILIAGFAVQSIPVILLGTMGISVNGMIAFFNLLPISVLDGKKVLAWNPVFFVVAIVLALGMILFATNYGGVMDMVIAAIFGW is encoded by the coding sequence ATGATCACCGATAAAATTGACCGCGAGGAACGCAAAGACCTGACAGTCGGGTGTCTTGCGCTGGCCCTCGCCTTCACCCTCGTCTTCATCCGCGGCGGCTGGGATTCGTGGACCGATCTCGTCGTCATCTTCATCATCTCCATAATCACCGTGGGCGCTGCCTTCATTCTCCACGAGATGGCACACAAGTTCATGGCGATGCGCTTCGGCTATTATGCGGCATTCCGCAAGGACAACGGGATGCTCCTGATGGGAGTAGCCCTTGCCGCCCTCGTCGGTATCGTATTTGCCGCCCCCGGGGCGACAGTTATCTATGCCCAGCCCGGCCGCGAGATGACGTCACGGGAGAACGGCATAATCTCTATTGCCGGCCCCGCCGTGAACCTTGTACTGGGAGTCGTATTCTTCGGAATTCTCATCGCCGGATTTGCCGTGCAGTCAATTCCTGTCATTCTCCTCGGAACGATGGGTATCTCGGTAAACGGAATGATTGCATTCTTCAACCTGCTCCCCATCAGCGTGCTTGACGGGAAGAAGGTGCTCGCCTGGAACCCGGTGTTCTTCGTGGTGGCCATTGTGCTCGCCCTTGGAATGATCCTCTTTGCCACGAACTACGGCGGCGTGATGGATATGGTCATCGCCGCGATATTCGGCTGGTAA
- a CDS encoding chorismate mutase: MTLETVREEIYQIDRKIIDLIAERQCLAATVAGEKHQNGIPVHDQEQRTRVLDRAFRYAVTSNIDPVEVRKIFEILIAMNEERQREYSGEGNLP; the protein is encoded by the coding sequence ATGACTCTCGAAACTGTTCGCGAAGAGATCTACCAAATCGACAGAAAAATAATCGACCTCATTGCAGAACGCCAGTGTCTTGCAGCAACGGTGGCAGGGGAGAAACACCAGAACGGAATACCGGTACACGACCAAGAACAGCGCACCCGCGTACTTGACCGGGCCTTCAGGTATGCCGTCACCAGCAATATTGACCCGGTTGAGGTGCGCAAGATCTTTGAGATCCTTATTGCAATGAATGAAGAGCGGCAGCGGGAATATTCCGGAGAAGGGAACCTCCCCTGA
- a CDS encoding PAS domain S-box protein, with amino-acid sequence MGSICQDSQSALKLTVLGSLTILSFVVVTAGLSVGVSILLAHLFYIPIVLEAYWFHRKVPLYAVCIGVTYLLLVVGFGSAPLVIFTAAGRSVLFVAISVLTGYLSAQLHDEEQRFTRLVGSVNDPLLWMNGSGTVAYVNDAYCTLAGITSEAIIGTSYIPIFFRNSASEMDEFLSSLSEEHPAGMIESVTVGSDRCDHVVQWNVRTHYTEDGRISGSITIGRDITSLREAESGLTRNVETLKAIFTNARECLIIGLCDKDGMPGRILDVNRYGCTIFGYTHTEMQSFQVKDLFPDVLGYIYAAMEAGDVGITDGHIEVRARGKDGARFPVEVAVSSYEMHNERFFVLAMRDITAWVSAQKTLEESERRFRDFADFLPLPAFELESKGKILFRNKTAKTFFGYDEADWLEGLIIYSLISTGEQPELREMFQICLVKDTIISNEFTALRKDGSTFPAMIYCCRMMEDGVVTGLRMLVADLTDQRGMELALNRSETMYRTVFENTGTSMFLLNADGTIVNTNRTGAELVGYPLGALLSGEHTFADMLVEEDQIGFRENAVQMFAGTIPPRTLPSVGLLDAGGMRHDTRITLSFIPDSYQLAVSLTDETGKNQSERLISVANGIIQLIIYENDTDHLLSAACTEFGRLDQYYVVSLSLCRNGELIPSGISSPSFQETNVSFISTSSAPKEAVATKMVSYSPWVTGKEEGNAAEEIDVFVLPMIASDQVEGVLSVFIQSSATVTEQELTTLQALANDIAYGIWSRRIEEEKVEALSQIERNMEELSILNDHIRNPLQVILGLAEIGEERYYEAMSEQVNEIDGIVRRLDQRCLESEKIRDFLQKHYHFNIKSN; translated from the coding sequence ATGGGGAGCATTTGTCAGGATTCCCAAAGTGCACTGAAATTGACTGTCCTTGGCAGCCTGACAATTCTCTCATTTGTGGTGGTAACAGCAGGTCTCTCGGTAGGAGTCTCAATACTTCTGGCCCATCTCTTTTATATCCCGATTGTTCTGGAGGCTTACTGGTTTCACCGGAAGGTTCCTCTCTATGCGGTCTGTATCGGTGTCACGTATCTTCTCCTCGTGGTGGGATTTGGCAGTGCACCGTTGGTCATCTTCACCGCTGCCGGGCGTTCTGTGCTTTTTGTCGCAATAAGTGTGCTGACTGGATATCTTTCGGCACAGCTACACGATGAGGAACAACGGTTCACTCGCCTAGTCGGAAGTGTGAACGATCCCCTGCTCTGGATGAACGGGTCAGGAACCGTTGCCTATGTGAATGACGCCTATTGCACCCTTGCGGGAATCACATCTGAGGCGATCATCGGAACGTCGTATATTCCGATATTTTTTAGGAACAGCGCCAGTGAAATGGATGAATTTCTCTCTTCGCTCAGCGAGGAGCATCCGGCGGGGATGATTGAGTCGGTTACTGTCGGCAGTGACAGGTGTGATCATGTTGTGCAGTGGAATGTACGAACTCACTACACGGAAGATGGTAGAATCTCCGGTTCGATCACAATCGGCCGTGACATCACCTCCCTCCGGGAGGCAGAGTCGGGGCTCACCCGGAATGTGGAGACTCTGAAGGCCATCTTTACGAATGCACGGGAATGTCTTATTATTGGTCTCTGTGATAAAGACGGAATGCCGGGGCGAATTCTGGATGTGAACCGGTATGGGTGCACTATATTTGGTTATACCCATACCGAAATGCAGTCGTTTCAGGTAAAAGATCTCTTTCCTGATGTCCTTGGCTATATTTACGCTGCGATGGAAGCGGGTGATGTGGGTATCACCGACGGGCATATCGAGGTCAGGGCAAGGGGAAAGGACGGAGCCCGCTTCCCCGTAGAGGTAGCGGTCTCCTCTTATGAAATGCACAATGAGAGGTTCTTTGTGCTTGCAATGCGTGATATCACCGCATGGGTGAGCGCCCAGAAGACACTGGAGGAGAGCGAGCGGCGGTTCCGTGATTTCGCTGATTTTCTCCCTCTCCCGGCGTTTGAATTGGAATCCAAAGGGAAAATTCTTTTCCGAAACAAGACTGCGAAGACATTCTTTGGGTATGATGAGGCTGACTGGCTGGAGGGGCTCATCATTTACTCCCTCATATCCACTGGTGAGCAACCAGAACTGCGGGAGATGTTCCAGATATGTCTGGTAAAAGATACGATCATCAGCAATGAGTTTACCGCCCTCCGCAAGGACGGCTCTACATTCCCTGCGATGATCTACTGCTGCCGGATGATGGAGGATGGTGTTGTCACCGGGCTGCGGATGCTCGTTGCAGACCTTACGGATCAGCGGGGCATGGAATTAGCACTGAATCGATCTGAAACGATGTATCGTACTGTATTTGAGAATACAGGCACCAGTATGTTCCTCTTAAATGCAGACGGTACCATCGTGAATACCAACCGTACCGGGGCTGAACTGGTGGGATATCCTCTGGGGGCACTTCTCAGTGGGGAACATACCTTTGCAGACATGCTGGTAGAAGAAGACCAGATCGGATTCCGTGAGAATGCTGTCCAGATGTTTGCAGGGACCATCCCTCCCCGCACGCTTCCATCTGTCGGACTGTTGGACGCCGGAGGGATGCGACACGATACCCGCATTACGCTTTCCTTTATCCCAGACAGTTATCAGCTGGCGGTTTCTCTGACCGATGAGACCGGAAAAAACCAGTCTGAACGGCTTATTAGTGTTGCAAATGGGATTATTCAGCTCATTATCTATGAAAATGATACCGATCATCTGCTTTCTGCCGCCTGCACAGAGTTTGGCCGGCTTGACCAGTATTATGTCGTTTCCCTTTCCCTCTGCAGAAATGGAGAACTAATACCGTCTGGTATCTCTTCACCCTCATTCCAAGAGACGAATGTATCCTTTATCAGCACCTCTTCGGCACCGAAAGAGGCTGTTGCGACGAAAATGGTGAGTTATTCCCCGTGGGTAACAGGAAAAGAAGAGGGGAATGCGGCAGAAGAGATCGATGTCTTCGTACTCCCGATGATCGCAAGCGATCAGGTGGAGGGGGTGCTCTCAGTTTTCATCCAATCTTCTGCAACGGTGACAGAACAGGAGCTGACCACCCTGCAGGCACTCGCGAATGATATTGCCTATGGTATCTGGTCACGACGCATCGAGGAGGAAAAAGTGGAGGCGCTTTCACAGATCGAGCGGAACATGGAGGAACTCTCTATTCTCAATGACCACATCAGAAATCCCCTGCAGGTCATCCTTGGATTGGCGGAGATTGGGGAAGAAAGATATTATGAAGCTATGTCAGAGCAGGTGAATGAGATTGACGGCATCGTCCGCCGTCTGGATCAGCGCTGTCTGGAATCAGAAAAAATACGGGATTTCCTGCAGAAACACTATCATTTTAATATAAAGAGCAATTGA
- the argB gene encoding acetylglutamate kinase, whose translation MKREDVLMEAMPYIQRFHGKTIVIKLGGHAMVDQKILDTAIQDVVLLRYVGINVVLVHGGGPEITEKMEAMGKKPKFVAGLRITDSETMEIAQMVLVGKINDNIVSDIAKFGALGVGISGNDGNLLIAHKAGTKTVMVDETSQEVDLGLVGDIEEVNPRILEDLLEKHYIPVVAPVAIDRKGHSLNVNADTAAGEIAVALKADKLINLSDIDGVMNANRTRTYQRLTLQEADALISDGTIVGGMIPKLESCLYALNHGVRSAHIINGNREHNLLLELFTDNGVGTMIHHI comes from the coding sequence ATGAAACGCGAAGATGTGCTGATGGAGGCGATGCCCTACATCCAGCGGTTCCACGGAAAGACCATCGTCATCAAACTCGGAGGACATGCGATGGTGGATCAGAAGATCCTCGATACTGCCATTCAGGATGTTGTTTTGCTGCGGTATGTGGGTATAAACGTCGTCCTTGTCCACGGCGGCGGGCCGGAAATTACCGAAAAAATGGAAGCAATGGGAAAGAAACCAAAGTTTGTGGCTGGCCTGCGGATCACCGATAGCGAGACGATGGAGATTGCCCAGATGGTGCTTGTGGGAAAAATTAACGACAACATTGTCTCTGACATCGCAAAGTTTGGTGCTCTAGGGGTTGGCATCTCCGGAAATGATGGAAACCTCCTTATTGCCCACAAGGCGGGGACAAAGACAGTTATGGTGGATGAAACCTCACAGGAAGTCGATCTGGGGCTGGTTGGCGATATTGAGGAAGTCAATCCCCGGATACTCGAGGACTTGCTAGAAAAACACTACATTCCGGTGGTTGCGCCGGTTGCAATCGATCGGAAGGGGCATTCACTCAATGTCAATGCAGATACTGCGGCAGGGGAGATTGCAGTCGCCCTGAAGGCGGACAAGCTGATCAACCTCTCTGACATCGACGGTGTGATGAACGCAAACCGAACCCGAACCTATCAGCGCCTTACCCTGCAGGAGGCAGATGCGCTCATCAGTGACGGTACCATTGTTGGGGGTATGATTCCAAAACTGGAGTCCTGCCTGTATGCACTGAACCACGGTGTTCGCTCAGCCCATATCATCAACGGTAACCGCGAGCACAACCTGCTTTTGGAACTCTTCACAGATAATGGCGTAGGAACAATGATTCACCATATCTGA
- the argJ gene encoding bifunctional glutamate N-acetyltransferase/amino-acid acetyltransferase ArgJ, with the protein MQSICLVEGVRAAGVREGKYGVALIEASGTAAAVFTKNQVFAEPVRLMRERMAGGALDGIVVNAGNANVFTGVQGYGDACRMAEAAAAVLGTVPERIGVASTGVIGRYMPIELVTSQIAEAGGMLRSEDTAETDAARAIMTTDLVEKHAAVVRNGFTVAGITKGSGMIAPNMGTMLAFIYTDAEVPAPILQKVLQTAVVRSFNRVVVDGDTSTNDCVFCTATGRRGTPDMNEFQEALEEVCVSLARQIAADGEGATRLIEVRVTGAPTEEDAAKVARTVVGSPLVKTAVYGKDPNWGRVIAAAGRAGVDFDPDQATVAVTDGTRRVLLANKGEICADDVMHPEALVDAASLMDGAEVIFEVALGAGSAAATAWGCDLTEQYVEINGKYTT; encoded by the coding sequence ATGCAGAGCATCTGCCTTGTGGAAGGTGTCCGGGCTGCAGGTGTGCGGGAAGGCAAGTACGGGGTTGCCCTTATTGAGGCGTCCGGCACTGCCGCTGCGGTCTTTACCAAAAATCAGGTTTTCGCTGAGCCGGTCCGGCTGATGCGTGAGCGCATGGCAGGAGGGGCTCTGGACGGCATCGTCGTTAATGCCGGGAATGCCAATGTATTTACCGGTGTTCAGGGTTATGGGGACGCCTGCCGGATGGCAGAGGCGGCCGCCGCCGTTCTTGGGACCGTTCCGGAGCGCATCGGAGTTGCCTCAACGGGTGTTATCGGTCGGTATATGCCGATTGAGCTTGTCACCAGTCAGATCGCAGAGGCAGGCGGGATGCTCCGCAGTGAGGATACAGCTGAAACGGATGCTGCACGGGCCATCATGACAACCGATCTTGTCGAGAAGCATGCGGCGGTGGTACGGAACGGGTTTACGGTCGCAGGGATTACAAAGGGGAGTGGTATGATCGCCCCGAATATGGGGACCATGTTAGCCTTCATCTACACCGATGCAGAGGTGCCTGCACCGATCCTGCAGAAGGTCCTGCAGACAGCGGTTGTCCGGAGTTTCAATCGCGTGGTTGTTGACGGCGACACCTCAACGAATGACTGTGTCTTCTGCACGGCAACGGGGCGCCGCGGAACTCCGGATATGAACGAATTCCAGGAGGCACTTGAGGAGGTCTGTGTCTCCCTTGCCCGTCAGATCGCTGCGGATGGTGAGGGGGCGACCCGGCTCATTGAGGTGCGGGTGACTGGTGCTCCGACAGAAGAGGATGCGGCAAAAGTGGCCCGGACGGTTGTTGGGTCACCGCTTGTAAAGACCGCAGTTTATGGCAAAGATCCAAACTGGGGCAGAGTCATTGCTGCCGCCGGGCGTGCCGGGGTGGATTTTGATCCTGACCAGGCGACGGTTGCAGTTACAGACGGCACCCGCCGGGTGCTTCTTGCCAACAAGGGTGAAATCTGTGCAGATGATGTTATGCACCCGGAGGCACTTGTGGACGCCGCGTCCCTGATGGACGGGGCTGAGGTGATCTTTGAAGTGGCACTTGGAGCTGGCAGTGCTGCGGCGACCGCCTGGGGCTGTGATCTCACCGAACAGTATGTGGAAATAAACGGGAAGTATACGACATGA
- a CDS encoding CBS domain-containing protein, translated as MKVKDVMTPRPITVAPDTPVSQVSLLMKKNRIGGIPVAKDGKAIGIVTETDILSLLTMPEINDDLWLPSPFEVIEIPIRELMNWEKTKEALSDVGNMPISDVMSDDIICIAPDVDIEEAANIMMKEGIARLPVVADGELVGIVTRADLVRGLGSHYGDKEE; from the coding sequence ATGAAAGTAAAAGATGTAATGACACCGCGGCCGATAACGGTCGCGCCCGACACCCCCGTGAGCCAGGTCTCTCTCCTGATGAAGAAAAACCGTATCGGCGGGATACCTGTCGCAAAAGATGGTAAAGCGATTGGCATTGTAACCGAGACAGACATACTCTCGCTTCTGACAATGCCGGAAATAAATGACGACCTCTGGCTCCCATCGCCCTTTGAGGTTATCGAGATCCCTATTCGTGAATTGATGAACTGGGAAAAAACGAAGGAGGCACTCTCTGATGTTGGTAATATGCCAATCTCTGACGTGATGTCTGACGATATTATCTGTATTGCACCGGATGTGGACATTGAGGAAGCAGCTAATATTATGATGAAAGAAGGAATTGCACGTCTACCGGTTGTTGCCGATGGAGAACTGGTGGGTATCGTAACACGGGCTGACCTTGTACGGGGGCTCGGTTCACACTACGGAGACAAGGAGGAATAA
- the argC gene encoding N-acetyl-gamma-glutamyl-phosphate reductase, whose amino-acid sequence MQIAIIGASGFTGGELIRLLAGHSEGEVVCATSRKLAGTAVAATHPYLRGFTDLEYTNPDLEDIDVDIAFLAVPHTAAMQYAGALMEHGIRTIDLSADYRLPKDIYETVYGVEHTDYHVVPYGLPELHRNEIPGALFVANPGCFPTGATLAAAPLAKRAHTIIYDSKTGVSGAGVSPSVTNMYTSVGDNLTAYKMTAHRHVAEMRQEMAFLGSNASVHFTPHLLPVNRGILTTAHILLDDPITQEEAEALYADYYAREYFVRLQKPSLAGVRGSNFCDVAVEVEEGGTRVVAVSAIDNLVKGASGQAIQNMNLMCGCAEPDGLMVVPLQP is encoded by the coding sequence ATGCAAATTGCGATCATCGGAGCCTCCGGTTTTACCGGTGGAGAACTCATCCGTCTTCTTGCCGGGCATTCCGAAGGAGAGGTGGTCTGTGCAACTTCCCGAAAGCTTGCGGGAACAGCCGTTGCTGCGACCCACCCATACCTCAGGGGATTCACCGATCTTGAATATACCAATCCGGATTTAGAGGATATCGATGTAGATATTGCTTTTCTTGCCGTTCCGCACACGGCCGCGATGCAGTATGCCGGCGCCCTTATGGAACATGGTATCCGTACGATTGACCTCTCTGCTGACTACCGGCTTCCGAAGGATATTTATGAAACGGTATATGGCGTTGAGCACACAGATTATCACGTGGTTCCCTACGGTTTGCCCGAACTTCACAGAAATGAGATCCCGGGCGCCCTCTTTGTGGCAAACCCGGGTTGTTTCCCGACCGGTGCGACTCTTGCCGCTGCTCCGCTTGCAAAACGGGCACATACCATTATCTATGACTCCAAGACAGGCGTTTCCGGTGCCGGTGTCTCGCCCTCCGTCACCAATATGTATACCAGTGTAGGCGACAACCTCACTGCGTATAAAATGACTGCTCATCGTCATGTGGCAGAAATGCGCCAGGAAATGGCATTTTTAGGTTCAAATGCCTCCGTGCATTTCACTCCGCATCTTCTGCCGGTGAATCGTGGCATCCTGACGACGGCCCATATCCTTCTTGATGACCCCATCACGCAAGAGGAGGCAGAGGCGCTCTATGCGGATTATTACGCCCGTGAGTACTTTGTACGCCTTCAGAAACCGTCTCTTGCCGGTGTTCGGGGTAGTAACTTCTGTGATGTGGCAGTTGAAGTAGAGGAGGGCGGCACTCGGGTGGTTGCAGTCTCTGCAATTGACAACCTTGTGAAAGGTGCCTCGGGGCAGGCGATCCAGAATATGAACCTGATGTGCGGGTGTGCTGAACCCGACGGCCTGATGGTCGTTCCGCTTCAGCCCTGA
- a CDS encoding ADP-ribosylglycohydrolase family protein, translated as MLSRYRGCMLGAAIGDALGMPQETLAPSLSRLRGGYGKPLRRHPNEGLGPGQFTDDTQIMLCAAELLAEEEFSPMEYGSRMAGLHARRQLRFPDGTVATACARITAGLPDSGRNSTTSGCMALAVPFALAYRNGDEMCDNLRSACEVTHIHPAAYGATISYALFLRAVMHRHPHPFRVAEEIAGEYDIQLQRCIKNALALEKEGLSLESALISVGNDVAVFHTYPLALFLISRFGQDEALLSVAAHVGGNTDTIGFICGSWLGASEGTAAFSSDLVVQLEDQARIQETAEQLFDVVSGKD; from the coding sequence ATGCTCAGCAGGTATAGGGGATGCATGCTGGGTGCCGCCATTGGTGATGCACTCGGAATGCCGCAGGAGACGCTCGCTCCTTCTCTCTCACGTCTGAGAGGGGGATACGGAAAACCGCTGCGCCGCCACCCAAACGAGGGCCTCGGGCCGGGACAGTTTACCGATGATACCCAGATTATGTTGTGTGCGGCCGAACTATTGGCGGAAGAAGAGTTCAGTCCAATGGAATACGGCAGCAGAATGGCAGGTCTGCATGCACGAAGACAACTACGGTTTCCAGACGGTACGGTAGCAACCGCCTGTGCACGCATCACCGCGGGTCTGCCAGATTCCGGGCGAAATTCGACAACCAGCGGGTGTATGGCACTTGCGGTCCCGTTTGCCCTTGCGTACCGCAATGGAGATGAGATGTGCGACAATCTCCGGTCCGCCTGTGAGGTCACTCATATCCATCCTGCTGCCTATGGCGCCACTATCTCCTACGCCCTTTTTCTGCGGGCAGTGATGCACCGGCACCCCCACCCATTCCGCGTGGCAGAGGAAATCGCTGGAGAATACGACATCCAGCTTCAGAGATGCATCAAGAATGCTCTTGCTCTGGAAAAAGAGGGTCTTTCTCTTGAGTCAGCACTGATATCTGTGGGCAATGATGTTGCTGTCTTCCACACGTATCCACTGGCACTTTTCCTGATTTCCCGATTTGGACAGGATGAGGCGCTTCTTTCTGTCGCAGCTCATGTTGGCGGCAACACCGACACCATCGGGTTTATCTGCGGGTCATGGCTTGGTGCCTCTGAAGGTACGGCTGCATTCAGTAGTGATCTGGTGGTGCAGCTGGAGGATCAGGCCCGTATTCAGGAGACTGCAGAGCAGTTATTTGACGTTGTTTCGGGAAAGGATTAA